One window of the Cryptomeria japonica chromosome 7, Sugi_1.0, whole genome shotgun sequence genome contains the following:
- the LOC131032618 gene encoding L-type lectin-domain containing receptor kinase SIT2-like, translating into MGQASSHLFAVEFDTVKNFEFRDIRNNDVGLVLNDLWSMNSTAAGYWNNISQFQELHLNSRQNIQACIYYDNLQNELKITIAEAGNDRPQKPLIYMRNISLSNIVEEEMYVGFSAATRLIFEENYILAWKFATNGTAPPVNTSNFPSFTHTKAKSSNSGQIAGISTACIVLILLAVAASVVRIKRNRYTEVIEEWEMEYWPYRFKYKDLHIATKGFRENFWGPEALVGRAKQLFIVYDYMPNGSLDKMIFKKPKKVLEWSHRYRVIRDVAAGLLYLHEEWEQCVVHRDIKSANVLLDSEMNGKLGDFGFSRLYEHNENSQATRVVGTLGKPVDISLESDLIVLLDWVRKLHAIGSLMDAANPNLLGQYVEVETERVLKLGLICSNPRPECRPGMKQVLQILDEEDPIPGFNFLSYLDTTVPESTWNSSPRYCSSSDASISKSN; encoded by the exons ATGGGACAGGCCTCTAGTCATCTTTTTGCAGTCGAGTTCGACACAGTAAAGAACTTTGAATTTAGGGATATCAGGAACAATGACGTTGGTTTAGTTCTCAACGACCTTTGGTCCATGAACTCTACGGCTGCAGGCTACTGGAACAACATCAGCCAATTCCAGGAATTACATCTCAACAGCAGACAGAATATTCAAGCTTGTATTTATTATGACAATCTTCAAAACGAGCTCAAAATCACCATTGCTGAGGCTGGTAATGATCGCCCACAGAAACCATTGATATATATGAGAAATATATCTCTGTCCAACATTGTAGAAGAAGAAATGTACGTTGGTTTCTCAGCAGCTACGAGACTCATTTTTGAAGAGAATTACATCCTGGCCTGGAAATTTGCTACAAACGGAACCGCGCCGCCCGTGAATACATCTAATTTTCCTTCTTTTACACACACAAAAGCCAAGAGCTCAAACTCTGGACAGATAGCTGGCATTAGCACAGCTTGCATCGTTCTCATTCTCCTGGCGGTGGCAGCATCAGTTGTACGGATCAAGAGAAATCGATACACAGAAGTTATCGAAGAATGGGAAATGGAGTATTGGCCTTACAGGTTTAAGTACAAAGACCTACATATTGCAACCAAGGGCTTTCGAGAGAACTTTTGGGGTCCGGAGGCTTTGGTCGG GCGGGCGAAGCAGCTCTTCATAGTTTATGACTACATGCCAAATGGGAGCCTTGACAAGATGATATTTAAAAAGCCAAAGAAGGTACTCGAATGGAGTCACAGGTACAGAGTGATCAGAGATGTCGCTGCAGGTTTGTTGTATCTTCACGAAGAATGGGAGCAATGCGTAGTACACAGAGACATTAAGTCTGCCAATGTTTTGCTAGACTCAGAGATGAATGGGAAGCTTGGGGATTTCGGGTTTTCCCGTCTGTACGAGCATAACGAAAACTCACAGGCTACTCGTGTGGTTGGAACATTGGG GAAACCTGTCGATATTTCCCTCGAATCTGATCTAATAGTTTTGTTAGACTGGGTGAGAAAGTTGCATGCAATAGGCAGTCTCATGGATGCAGCCAACCCAAATCTTCTTGGACAATATGTTGAAGTTGAGACGGAGAGAGTACTCAAACTGGGGCTAATCTGTTCCAATCCTCGGCCAGAATGCAGGCCTGGCATGAAACAAGTTTTACAAATACTTGACGAAGAAGATCCAATACCAGGCTTCAACTTTCTGTCTTATTTGGATACGACTGTACCGGAGAGCACTTGGAACTCTTCTCCACGTTACTGTAGTAGCTCAGATGCTTCCATTTCCAAGTCAAACTAG